The Oncorhynchus keta strain PuntledgeMale-10-30-2019 chromosome 17, Oket_V2, whole genome shotgun sequence genome has a window encoding:
- the phlda2 gene encoding pleckstrin homology-like domain family A member 2 translates to MKMSAEQISEVLKEGELEKRSDNLLQFWKRKTCVLTTDSLNIYADTQKRTKSKELKLQSIKKVDCVERTGKFVYFTIVTTDNKEIDFRCSGEDNCWNAVITMALIDFQNRKAIQDFKTRQDDESGSPGQHESRMARAP, encoded by the coding sequence ATGAAAATGTCAGCAGAGCAGATTTCCGAGGTCCTgaaagagggagagctggagaagAGGAGTGACAACCTCCTTCAGTTCTGGAAAAGGAAGACATGTGTCCTGACCACGGATAGCCTCAACATCTACGCCGACACGCAGAAGCGCACCAAGAGCAAGGAGCTCAAACTCCAGTCTATCAAGAAAGTGGACTGTGTTGAGCGCACCGGCAAGTTTGTCTACTTCACCATTGTTACCACTGACAATAAGGAGATAGATTTCCGGTGCTCCGGTGAAGATAACTGCTGGAATGCAGTGATCACCATGGCACTGATTGACTTCCAGAACAGAAAGGCTATTCAGGACTTTAAAACGCGACAGGACGACGAGAGCGGGTCCCCGGGACAGCACGAGAGCCGCATGGCCAGAGCTCCCTGA